The proteins below come from a single Leptospiraceae bacterium genomic window:
- a CDS encoding DUF1577 domain-containing protein: MVYVEKQSRDIDVVTSLEQKNHILSKYLLEKDLMLRMDPFDQKVILKKILEGGDKILVYLPPDTDVFFPSNVQLFKILANYIHLDCDFIRQVDANLVLLRVNKLEIAKKNRDDERIPLESGIAFATNIISTKILIEGNMFNIPNLVKVNFEDYENRLREKTGDKIKIDIFRSDLDWRFDIVKKTQKYIWISNTQIPKSYESSFPDQVNFKEEVDDEIQSRITKFKEEKILSEIILPILYSNHFGETISLGYIQIQSKEKILSEIDLNEYKVVAVEISNRIKESNTLKTTERFQILEASRHGLKMRITNPLLIETLQKHDRFVFDIYFKMQAPFTVSGEIRWMSMDEESKKLDLGIKLIGKSALPGERERYYKNIELARTNKI, from the coding sequence ATGGTGTATGTTGAAAAACAATCTCGCGATATTGATGTAGTAACTTCTTTAGAACAGAAAAATCATATACTCTCTAAATATTTACTTGAGAAAGACTTAATGTTGCGCATGGATCCCTTTGATCAAAAAGTTATTCTTAAAAAAATTTTAGAAGGAGGGGATAAGATTTTAGTATATTTACCTCCTGATACTGATGTGTTTTTCCCTTCGAACGTTCAATTATTTAAGATTCTTGCTAATTATATTCATTTAGATTGTGATTTTATTCGGCAAGTTGATGCGAATTTGGTTTTACTGCGCGTAAACAAGTTAGAAATTGCAAAGAAAAATAGGGATGACGAGCGTATACCGCTAGAATCTGGTATTGCCTTTGCGACAAATATTATTTCTACGAAAATTTTAATTGAAGGGAATATGTTTAATATCCCAAATCTTGTGAAAGTAAATTTTGAAGATTACGAAAATCGTTTAAGAGAGAAAACAGGTGATAAAATTAAAATCGATATTTTTCGTTCTGATTTAGACTGGCGATTTGATATAGTTAAAAAAACGCAAAAATACATTTGGATTTCAAATACACAAATCCCAAAATCCTATGAGTCCTCTTTTCCTGACCAAGTGAATTTTAAGGAAGAGGTTGATGATGAAATTCAATCTCGAATCACAAAATTCAAAGAAGAAAAAATCCTTTCTGAAATAATCCTACCGATTTTATACAGCAATCATTTTGGTGAAACTATTTCACTCGGATATATTCAAATTCAAAGTAAGGAAAAAATCCTTTCAGAGATTGATTTGAATGAATACAAAGTAGTAGCAGTGGAAATTTCCAATCGTATAAAAGAATCTAATACACTTAAAACAACAGAACGATTCCAAATTTTAGAAGCATCTAGGCATGGACTAAAAATGAGGATTACCAATCCATTACTGATTGAAACTTTACAAAAACACGATCGATTTGTTTTTGATATTTATTTTAAGATGCAAGCTCCTTTCACTGTATCAGGAGAAATTCGTTGGATGTCAATGGATGAAGAATCAAAAAAACTAGATCTCGGCATTAAATTGATCGGCAAATCCGCTTTACCCGGAGAAAGAGAAAGATACTATAAAAATATAGAGTTAGCAAGAACAAATAAAATATAG
- a CDS encoding SH3 domain-containing protein — translation MKKTLYIIFILTFIACGKKAEVTWDSALYSDPELTQKIADVKKGTVGVASEYRNHKWVAKQSIAISIDGKDGYISPKYVVVGQNPAKSVFVWGYSDKYKKFFDPKDKKHYKDGYEFPDLEKLPKDKLPLDSLVKDSIVE, via the coding sequence ATGAAAAAAACATTATATATAATTTTTATACTAACTTTCATTGCTTGTGGAAAAAAAGCTGAGGTTACTTGGGATTCCGCTCTCTACTCAGATCCTGAATTAACACAAAAAATTGCGGATGTAAAAAAAGGCACTGTAGGTGTAGCTAGCGAATATAGAAATCACAAATGGGTAGCAAAACAATCCATTGCGATTTCTATTGATGGCAAAGATGGATATATATCTCCAAAATATGTTGTAGTTGGACAAAACCCAGCGAAGTCTGTATTTGTTTGGGGATATTCTGACAAATACAAAAAGTTTTTTGACCCAAAAGATAAAAAACATTACAAAGATGGGTATGAATTTCCTGATTTGGAAAAACTGCCCAAAGACAAACTTCCATTAGACTCTCTAGTGAAAGATAGTATCGTCGAGTAG